The following proteins are co-located in the Styela clava chromosome 15, kaStyClav1.hap1.2, whole genome shotgun sequence genome:
- the LOC120334266 gene encoding uncharacterized protein LOC120334266 isoform X1: MASITNLTYKILSVKHLCAVRNLIEEHFTSTFSLGVYLNWTKEDLIPTYYSLIESFLGQGNSLGAFRDKDAELCGVVINVKHDDNERIKYDKALHISEKTATIHRLMVAIGGNELSDILGTKQFWEMKMGTVHPRYRRKGLMPELIKRSTVLAKQRGIEKLVRFQTYNKALKEPSKMDGFEVIRHIELKNYLDPVTGQKVFSGMKPPNDVQLIIAKTLT; this comes from the exons ATGGCGTCAATAACAAATCTCACTTACAAAATTCTAAGCGTCAAACATTTATGCGCTGTCAGGAATTTGATCGAAGAACATTTCACATCTACATTCTCATTGGGAGTATATTTAAATTGGACTAAAGAAGACTTGATTCCTACATATTATTCCCTGATAGAG tcTTTCTTAGGGCAAGGAAACTCACTCGGGGCATTTAGGGATAAAGATGCTGAATTATGTGGAGTTGTCATCAATGTGAAACACGACGATAATGAAAGGATAAAATATGATAAAGCACTACATATCAGTGAAAAGACAGCTACTATACATCGG CTCATGGTGGCAATCGGAGGAAATGAATTATCTGATATTCTTGGAACCAAACAATTTTGGGAGATGAAAATGGGAACTGTGCATCCAAGGTATAGAAGGAAAGGACTAATGCCTGAACTTATTAAAAG ATCTACAGTTCTTGCCAAACAAAGGGGAATTGAGAAACTTGTACGATTTCAAACATATAATAAAGCTCTGAAAGAACCTTCGAAAATGGACGGATTTGAAGTAATCAGAcacattgaattgaaaaactatCTTGACCCCGTCACAGGGCAAAAAGTGTTTTCGGGAATGAAACCACCAAATGACGTGCAACTTATAATCGCTAAAACGTTGACTTAA
- the LOC120334266 gene encoding uncharacterized protein LOC120334266 isoform X2, translating into MPLHFSNIPPQKIRTPNFKYSNGTPKMRIRVYLYIRAENNKSIYTVICGKYAAYIKGQGNSLGAFRDKDAELCGVVINVKHDDNERIKYDKALHISEKTATIHRLMVAIGGNELSDILGTKQFWEMKMGTVHPRYRRKGLMPELIKRSTVLAKQRGIEKLVRFQTYNKALKEPSKMDGFEVIRHIELKNYLDPVTGQKVFSGMKPPNDVQLIIAKTLT; encoded by the exons ATGCCATTGCATTTTTCCAACATCCCTCCTCAAAAAATAAGGACACCAAATTTCAAATATAGCAATGGCACACCAAAAATGAGAATAAGAGTTTATCTATATATTAGAGCAGAGAATAACAAAAGTATTTATACTGTTATTTGTGGCAAATATGCAGCTTACATAAAAG GGCAAGGAAACTCACTCGGGGCATTTAGGGATAAAGATGCTGAATTATGTGGAGTTGTCATCAATGTGAAACACGACGATAATGAAAGGATAAAATATGATAAAGCACTACATATCAGTGAAAAGACAGCTACTATACATCGG CTCATGGTGGCAATCGGAGGAAATGAATTATCTGATATTCTTGGAACCAAACAATTTTGGGAGATGAAAATGGGAACTGTGCATCCAAGGTATAGAAGGAAAGGACTAATGCCTGAACTTATTAAAAG ATCTACAGTTCTTGCCAAACAAAGGGGAATTGAGAAACTTGTACGATTTCAAACATATAATAAAGCTCTGAAAGAACCTTCGAAAATGGACGGATTTGAAGTAATCAGAcacattgaattgaaaaactatCTTGACCCCGTCACAGGGCAAAAAGTGTTTTCGGGAATGAAACCACCAAATGACGTGCAACTTATAATCGCTAAAACGTTGACTTAA